In Equus quagga isolate Etosha38 chromosome 14, UCLA_HA_Equagga_1.0, whole genome shotgun sequence, one DNA window encodes the following:
- the PTH gene encoding parathyroid hormone, producing the protein MISAKNMVKIMIVMFAIFLLAKSDGKPVRKRSVSEIQLMHNLGKHLNSVERVEWLRKKLQDVHNFIALGAPIFHRDGGSQRPRKKEDNVLIESHQKSLGEADKADVDVLSKTKSQ; encoded by the exons ATGATATCTGCAAAAAACATGGTTAAGATAATGATTGTCatgtttgcaatttttcttcttgcaaaatcAGATGGGAAGCCTGTTAG GAAGAGATCTGTGAGTGAAATACAGCTTATGCATAACCTGGGCAAACATCTGAACTCAGTGGAAAGGGTGGAATGGCTGCGGAAGAAGCTGCAGGATGTGCACAATTTTATTGCCCTCGGAGCTCCTATATTTCACAGAGATGGTGGTTCCCAGAGGCCTCgaaaaaaggaagacaatgtGCTGATTGAGAGCCATCAAAAAAGTCTTGGAGAAGCAGACAAAGCTGATGTGGATGTGTTAAGTAAAACTAAATCCCAGTGA